Proteins from one Fragaria vesca subsp. vesca linkage group LG6, FraVesHawaii_1.0, whole genome shotgun sequence genomic window:
- the LOC101311013 gene encoding uncharacterized protein LOC101311013: MAKTGKLTKLKSAIKRWPSFTKLARTTSSIAAANEDSSSDQYDNDRAAVISKQLHAVYVGKSRRRYMVSSDVVEHPIIQELVDKSCEEEEGVVVVSCEVVLFEHLLWMLENAETQLGSMDELVEFYTC, from the coding sequence ATGGCCAAGACAGGGAAGCTGACCAAGCTCAAGTCGGCCATAAAGAGATGGCCCTCCTTCACCAAACTGGCTCGCACCACAAGCTCCATAGCCGCCGCAAACGAAGACTCGTCGTCCGACCAGTACGACAACGACAGGGCAGCAGTGATCTCCAAGCAGCTTCACGCCGTCTACGTGGGGAAGTCGCGGCGGCGGTACATGGTGAGCTCCGACGTGGTGGAGCACCCCATAATTCAAGAGCTGGTGGACAAGTCGTGTGAGGAAGAAGAAGGGGTAGTGGTGGTTTCTTGCGAGGTCGTGCTGTTTGAGCACTTGCTGTGGATGCTTGAGAACGCAGAGACGCAGTTGGGTTCCATGGATGAGCTTGTTGAGTTCTACACTTGCTGA
- the LOC101292921 gene encoding bidirectional sugar transporter SWEET5-like encodes MVHTDAIRTIVGIIGNIISFGLFTSPIPTFVKIIKDKSVGDFKSDPYAATLLNCAMWSFYGLPIVHPDSLLVVTINGTGFFIELIYVSIFLIYSPPQKRRKIISALLVEAIFFAVVAFITIYVYHTTKERTMIIGILSIVFNIIMYASPLTVMKMVIKTKSVKYMPFALSLANFCNGIIWSVYALLKFDPYILIPNGLGSLSGLVQLILYGTFYRTTNWHDNEEKPKPEVELPKV; translated from the exons ATGGTGCACACAGACGCCATCAGAACTATCGTCGGGATCATTG GTAATATCATTTCCTTCGGCTTGTTTACATCCCCAAT TCCAACATTTGTAAAGATAATCAAGGACAAATCGGTAGGAGATTTCAAATCGGATCCTTATGCAGCAACTTTGCTTAATTGTGCTATGTGGTCATTTTATGGCCTTCCCATTGTCCATCCCGACAGTCTGCTCGTTGTTACTATCAATGGCACTGGCTTTTTCATCGAACTCATCTATGTTTCAATCTTTCTCATATATTCTCCTCCCCAGAAACGC CGAAAAATTATCAGTGCTCTCCTGGTTGAAGCAATCTTTTTTGCTGTTGTGGCTTTTATTACCATTTACGTTTACCATACAACTAAAGAAAGGACAATGATCATTGGAATCTTGTCTATTGTCTTCAATATCATCATGTATGCATCACCCTTAACAGTCATG AAAATGGTAATCAAGACAAAAAGTGTCAAGTACATGCCATTTGCCCTCTCACTCGCCAACTTTTGCAATGGAATTATCTGGTCTGTTTATGCACTCCTCAAGTTTGATCCCTATATTCTG ATTCCTAATGGTTTGGGCTCGCTTTCGGGACTGGTGCAACTCATCTTGTATGGCACTTTCTACAGAACCACTAACTGGCATGATAACGAAGAAAAGCCAAAACCTGAAGTTGAACTCCCTAAAGTTTAG